The following coding sequences are from one Dreissena polymorpha isolate Duluth1 chromosome 8, UMN_Dpol_1.0, whole genome shotgun sequence window:
- the LOC127843091 gene encoding vitelline membrane outer layer protein 1 homolog — protein sequence MLRIYIFILVLCCAGHIYGYLLQDMQRNIVKIITSTSHGNFGDWHDRQFCVKSAYAFGLQIKVEQPVGRGDDTALNGVKLHCASRDETIHGSISSGVGQFGSWNSPTFCPSGQFMYKFRLKVESPQGTFGDDTTANDIVFECSRIDSRGCNLTTVFAEGGAQWGDWGDWSDACPVNSAFCGIQTRVEAPTSGSDDGFK from the exons ATGTTAAGGATATACATTTTCATCCTCGTTCTTTGCTGCGCTGGACACATTTACGGATATCTTCTTCAAGATATGCAGCGAAACATTGTGAAGATTATTACGTCAACTAGTCATGGCAATTTTGGCGACTGGCATGATCGTCAGTTTTGCGTCAAATCTGCTTACGCATTTGGACTCCAAATAAAG GTGGAACAACCAGTGGGCCGTGGAGACGACACTGCCCTCAATGGAGTAAAACTCCATTGCGCTTCTCGAGATGAAACAATTCACGGATCAATTTCTTCTGGTGTCGGCCAATTTGGTTCATGGAACAGTCCAACCTTCTGTCCAAGTGGACAATTTATGTACAAGTTCAGGCTAAAGGTGGAATCGCCACAAGGA ACTTTTGGCGACGATACCACCGCCAATGACATCGTGTTCGAATGCAGCCGCATTGATAGCAGAGGATGCAATTTGACTACAGTATTTGCTGAAGGGGGAGCTCAGTGGGGTGACTGGGGTGATTGGAGCGACGCCTGCCCAGTAAATTCTGCATTTTGTGGCATACAAACCAGGGTCGAAGCACCAACCTCTGGATCTGATGACGGCTTTAAATGA